Proteins co-encoded in one Euleptes europaea isolate rEulEur1 chromosome 1, rEulEur1.hap1, whole genome shotgun sequence genomic window:
- the PYCR1 gene encoding pyrroline-5-carboxylate reductase 1, mitochondrial: MSVGFIGAGQLAFSLARGFTAAGILASHKITASSPDTDLPTVAGLRKMGVNVTLSNKETVKNSDVLFLAVKPPIIPFILDEIGPDIEDRHIVVSCAAGVTISSIEKKLTAFCPAPKVIRCMTNTPVIVREGATVYATGSHAEVEDGKLLEQLMTSVGFCTEVEEDLIDAVTGLSGSGPAYAFTALDALADGGVKMGLPRRLAVRLGAQALLGAAKMLLDSEQHPGQLKDNVCSPGGATIYALHFLESGGFRSLLINAVEASCVRTRELQCMADQEKVSPASIKKTLMDKVKLESAAANKVSLFNKKNPGSKKF; encoded by the exons ATGAGTGTGGGATTCATCGGTGCTGGACAGCTTGCCTTCTCCCTGGCTAGGGGTTTTACTGCAGCAG GGATCTTAGCTTCTCATAAGATCACAGCAAGTTCACCGGATACTGATCTTCCAACAGTGGCAGGGTTGAGG aaaatggGTGTGAATGTCACCCTAAGTAACAAAGAGACAGTTAAAAACAGCGATGTCTTGTTTTTGGCTGTGAAACCTCCCATAATTCCATTTATTCTTGATGAAATCGGACCGGACATAGAGGATCGGCACATTGTGGTCTCATGTGCTGCTGGTGTCACTATCAGCTCTATTGAGAAG AAACTTACTGCATTCTGCCCCGCCCCAAAAGTAATCAGATGCATGACCAACACACCAGTGATTGTACGGGAAGGGGCCACTGTTTATGCTACAGGGAGTCATGCTGAAGTGGAAGATGGGAAGCTCTTGGAACAGCTGATGACCAGCGTGGGCTTCTGCACTGAGGTGGAAGAGGACTTGATTGATGCTGTGACTGGACTCAGTGGCAGTGGGCCTGCTTAC GCGTTCACAGCCCTGGATGCCCTGGCAGACGGAGGGGTGAAGATGGGACTTCCTCGCAGGCTAGCTGTCCGGCTGGGAGCTCAAGCATTGCTG GGAGCTGCCAAGATGCTCTTGGATTCTGAACAGCATCCCGGACAGCTGAAGGACAATGTGTGCTCTCCAGGGGGCGCCACCATCTATGCCCTGCACTTCTTGGAGAGTGGCGGTTTCCGGTCGCTGCTCATCAATGCTGTGGAGGCATCCTGCGTCAGAACGAG GGAACTGCAGTGCATGGCTGACCAGGAGAAGGTCTCCCCAGCTTCCATTAAGAAGACTTTAATGGACAAAGTGAAACTAGAGTCTGCTGCTGCCAACAAAGTCAGCCTGTTCAACAAAAAGAATCCTGGCAGCAAGAAGTTCTGA